The following proteins are encoded in a genomic region of Burkholderia pyrrocinia:
- a CDS encoding lysine N(6)-hydroxylase/L-ornithine N(5)-oxygenase family protein, with the protein MQRETVFDLIGVGFGPSNLALAVRLAERSGARTFAHCFVERQPEFGWHRGMLLDDCRMQISFLKDLVTMRDPKSRYTFINYLFERGRLNEFVNLKNFYPTRVEFHDYLSWVADAFDDRVHYSETVLAIEPVRGDGARIDALRVLSRDAAGHERQRVTRALSVGVGGTPAIPDAFAALGRDRVIHSSSYLTDIDRLVASPDGERRRVAVIGAGQSAAEVFIDLARRFPHVDASLVMRAGALKPADDSPFVNEIFSPAFTDVVYAQPHDARRALLERYRDTNYAVVDRPLIEQIYEMLYLQRIDGTPRHALLANSAIEAAARTADGRIELTLRDRMSGDTRVECFDALVLATGYRRDTHSALLEGLAPHLGDALTRGDVTRDYLLATPEHFAPRIYLQGCCEDSHGLSDTLLSVLARRADEICASLEDGIAPAHDDGAARAPQEKRQENGVSAGRMAFAL; encoded by the coding sequence ATGCAGAGAGAAACCGTATTCGACCTGATCGGCGTTGGCTTCGGGCCGTCGAATCTGGCGCTGGCCGTGCGCCTCGCGGAGCGCAGCGGCGCGCGCACGTTCGCCCATTGTTTCGTCGAGCGCCAGCCGGAATTCGGCTGGCATCGCGGGATGCTGCTCGACGACTGCCGGATGCAGATTTCGTTTCTGAAGGATCTCGTCACGATGCGCGATCCGAAAAGCCGCTACACGTTCATCAACTACCTGTTCGAACGCGGCCGGCTGAACGAATTCGTCAACCTGAAGAACTTCTATCCGACCCGCGTCGAATTCCACGATTACCTGAGCTGGGTCGCCGATGCGTTCGACGATCGCGTCCATTACAGCGAGACCGTGCTGGCGATCGAGCCCGTGCGCGGCGACGGCGCGCGGATCGACGCGCTGCGCGTGCTGTCGCGCGATGCCGCCGGCCACGAGCGCCAGCGCGTCACGCGTGCGCTGTCGGTCGGTGTCGGCGGCACGCCCGCGATTCCGGACGCATTCGCCGCGCTCGGCCGTGATCGCGTGATCCATTCGTCGTCGTATCTCACCGACATCGACCGGCTCGTCGCGTCGCCGGACGGCGAGCGCCGCCGCGTCGCGGTGATCGGCGCGGGGCAGAGCGCGGCCGAGGTGTTCATCGACCTCGCGCGCCGCTTCCCGCATGTCGACGCGAGCCTGGTGATGCGCGCCGGCGCGTTGAAACCGGCCGACGACAGCCCGTTCGTCAACGAGATCTTCAGCCCCGCGTTCACCGACGTCGTCTATGCGCAGCCGCACGACGCGCGCCGCGCGCTGCTCGAGCGCTATCGCGATACGAACTACGCGGTGGTCGACCGGCCGCTGATCGAGCAGATCTACGAAATGCTGTACCTGCAGCGCATCGACGGCACGCCGCGTCATGCGCTGCTCGCGAACAGCGCAATCGAGGCCGCGGCGCGCACCGCCGACGGCCGCATCGAGCTGACGCTGCGCGACCGGATGAGCGGCGACACGCGCGTCGAGTGCTTCGACGCGCTCGTGCTCGCGACGGGCTACCGCCGCGACACGCATTCGGCGCTGCTCGAAGGGCTCGCGCCGCACCTGGGCGACGCGCTCACGCGCGGCGATGTCACGCGCGACTACCTGCTTGCGACGCCCGAGCACTTCGCGCCGCGCATCTACCTGCAAGGCTGCTGCGAAGACAGCCACGGATTGTCCGACACGCTGCTGTCGGTCCTGGCGCGCCGCGCGGACGAAATCTGCGCGTCGCTCGAAGACGGGATCGCGCC
- a CDS encoding GNAT family N-acetyltransferase produces MLAEVRPDGFTMLDTYRLAFADGLFAARDGAEIRVAQGDGIGAQLLRAQLADDGTLRLVAYNHRAAPADQRRALLAALAAAFSDGAQHAAIRLDPAAWPAVALDALRASGVLADGGRCVRDGWAQQADLWLVGPHLPCATLPMFTDGRRHPRRPPAPRGDVYARDLPALGVRFTLRGWQPAEDTERLARWFDEPRVRDGWPGAQPDADPHVTPLVGCFDGEPFAYVEAFWLKEDALAPHVAARDYDRGLRMLVGESRWRGPHCVAGWLPSVVHYLFLDDPRTEAVGCAVPAGHARVADHLARHGFARQRRLALADAQPLWMRTLRETFFSGRHV; encoded by the coding sequence ATGCTGGCTGAAGTGCGTCCGGACGGATTCACGATGCTCGATACATACCGTCTCGCATTCGCGGACGGCCTGTTCGCCGCACGCGACGGCGCGGAGATCCGCGTCGCGCAGGGCGACGGCATCGGCGCGCAGTTGCTGCGCGCGCAACTCGCGGACGACGGCACGCTGCGCCTCGTCGCGTACAACCATCGCGCGGCGCCGGCCGACCAGCGGCGCGCGCTGCTGGCCGCGCTGGCCGCCGCGTTTTCGGACGGCGCGCAGCACGCGGCGATCCGGCTCGATCCGGCGGCGTGGCCGGCGGTGGCGCTCGATGCGCTGCGCGCGAGCGGCGTGCTCGCCGACGGCGGTCGCTGCGTGCGCGACGGCTGGGCGCAGCAGGCCGATCTGTGGCTCGTCGGCCCGCATCTGCCGTGCGCGACGCTGCCGATGTTCACCGACGGCCGGCGTCACCCGCGCCGGCCGCCCGCGCCGCGCGGCGACGTCTACGCGCGCGACCTGCCGGCGCTTGGCGTGCGCTTCACGCTGCGCGGCTGGCAGCCGGCGGAGGACACCGAGCGGCTCGCGCGCTGGTTCGACGAGCCGCGCGTGCGCGACGGCTGGCCGGGCGCGCAGCCCGACGCCGATCCGCACGTGACGCCGCTCGTCGGCTGTTTTGACGGCGAACCGTTCGCGTATGTCGAGGCGTTCTGGCTGAAGGAGGACGCGCTGGCGCCGCACGTCGCGGCGCGCGATTACGACCGCGGGCTGCGGATGCTGGTCGGCGAATCGCGCTGGCGCGGCCCGCATTGCGTCGCGGGCTGGCTGCCGTCCGTCGTGCATTACCTGTTTCTCGACGACCCACGTACCGAAGCGGTCGGCTGTGCCGTTCCGGCCGGCCACGCGCGGGTTGCCGACCATCTCGCGCGGCATGGCTTCGCGCGGCAGCGCCGTCTCGCGCTGGCCGACGCGCAGCCGCTGTGGATGCGCACGCTGCGCGAGACGTTCTTCTCCGGCCGTCACGTCTGA